A part of Paenibacillus donghaensis genomic DNA contains:
- a CDS encoding TetR/AcrR family transcriptional regulator — MEDKKTAIYQSGKTLFSEHGFKDTNVAGITQLAGVSVGTFYNYYSSKEKLFMEIFLEENAKLKEQVMGSIDLNADPLTTIKALMAANLSGMSAHPILREWYNRDVFSRIEQQYIEDNGTEAVDFVYGSSIQLVRSWQAQGKMRADMDAELIMAMFASLIQVDMHKAEIGVQHFPQILDHLAEFIVDGLTK, encoded by the coding sequence ATGGAAGATAAAAAAACGGCAATCTATCAGAGCGGCAAAACCCTGTTCAGCGAACATGGCTTCAAGGATACCAATGTGGCTGGCATTACCCAGCTGGCCGGGGTCAGCGTAGGCACCTTCTACAACTATTATTCCTCCAAAGAGAAGCTCTTTATGGAAATCTTCCTGGAGGAGAACGCGAAGCTGAAAGAACAGGTGATGGGTTCCATTGATCTGAATGCTGATCCGTTAACGACCATTAAGGCACTGATGGCGGCTAATCTCAGTGGAATGAGCGCGCATCCGATCCTGCGGGAATGGTACAACCGTGACGTATTCAGTAGAATCGAACAGCAATACATTGAAGACAACGGTACCGAAGCTGTAGATTTTGTATATGGAAGCTCCATCCAGTTGGTCAGAAGCTGGCAGGCGCAAGGCAAGATGAGAGCAGATATGGATGCGGAGTTGATTATGGCGATGTTCGCCTCGCTGATCCAGGTGGATATGCACAAAGCGGAAATTGGGGTGCAGCATTTTCCACAGATACTGGATCACCTGGCGGAGTTTATAGTAGATGGCTTGACGAAATAG
- a CDS encoding mannitol dehydrogenase family protein translates to MMRLSRSSLQNESAWEQAGIALPQFNIGQVTRATAEKPEWIHFGAGNIFRGFVANAHQKLLNSGKADTGIIAVESFDFEMIDRVYKPYDNLTLLVLMNAKGEFEQTLIGSIVEAITADRSRSEDYNRLVEVFEHPGLQLASFTITEKGYSLKGPDGQYLGIVQQDIAKGPEQAVHVMGIVASLAYKRFCQGAYPMTLVSMDNCSHNGDKLKNGVVTMAREWAGQGFVGEDFVAYLEDERKITFPLSMIDKITPRPSESVREALLAEGLSDMELIVTAKNTYTAPFVNAEISEYLVIEDKFTNGRPALEAAGIIFTDRDTVNNIETMKVTTCLNPLHTALAVCGCLLGYTLIADEMGDPTLRKLVEVIGYDEGLPVVVDPLIMSPRQFLDEVLNERFANPYIPDTPQRIATDTSQKVGIRFGETIKSYVKRDDLNPAELTAIPLAIAAWCRYLVGIDDKGEAFQLSPDPLLEPLQAHLQGVVLGGRASSNIQGILGDERIFGVNLYEVGLGSKIEGMFYEMLAGPGAVRRTLEKHLEARQ, encoded by the coding sequence ATGATGCGTTTAAGCAGAAGCAGCCTACAGAACGAATCGGCGTGGGAGCAGGCAGGGATCGCGCTGCCGCAGTTTAACATCGGACAGGTAACCCGTGCTACGGCAGAGAAGCCGGAGTGGATTCATTTTGGTGCCGGCAATATCTTCAGAGGTTTCGTGGCGAATGCCCATCAGAAGCTGCTGAACAGTGGCAAGGCAGATACGGGAATTATCGCGGTGGAGTCGTTTGATTTCGAAATGATAGATCGAGTATACAAGCCATACGATAATCTGACCCTGCTAGTGCTGATGAACGCAAAAGGCGAATTTGAGCAGACTCTCATCGGCAGTATTGTGGAAGCCATTACGGCGGACCGCAGCAGAAGTGAGGATTACAACCGGCTGGTTGAGGTGTTTGAGCATCCGGGCCTGCAGCTGGCCAGCTTCACCATTACGGAGAAGGGCTATTCTCTTAAAGGGCCTGACGGGCAATATCTGGGCATTGTGCAGCAGGACATTGCAAAGGGGCCTGAGCAGGCGGTGCATGTTATGGGTATTGTGGCTTCGCTGGCTTACAAGCGCTTTTGCCAAGGAGCCTATCCGATGACCCTGGTCAGTATGGACAATTGCTCACATAATGGTGACAAGCTGAAGAACGGTGTCGTGACGATGGCCAGGGAATGGGCCGGGCAGGGGTTCGTGGGCGAAGATTTCGTGGCTTATCTGGAGGATGAGCGTAAGATTACGTTCCCGCTGTCCATGATCGACAAGATTACGCCAAGACCCTCCGAGTCGGTCAGAGAAGCGCTGCTTGCTGAAGGATTATCGGACATGGAGCTGATTGTCACTGCCAAGAATACCTATACTGCGCCTTTTGTGAATGCGGAGATCAGCGAATATCTGGTGATTGAAGATAAGTTCACGAATGGCAGACCGGCCCTGGAAGCGGCAGGCATCATCTTCACAGACCGGGATACGGTCAACAACATCGAGACGATGAAGGTCACCACCTGTTTGAACCCGCTGCATACTGCGCTCGCTGTGTGTGGCTGTCTGTTGGGCTATACGCTGATCGCCGATGAGATGGGCGACCCCACGCTGCGGAAATTAGTCGAGGTGATTGGCTATGATGAAGGGCTGCCGGTGGTGGTTGATCCGCTGATTATGAGTCCCCGACAATTCCTGGATGAGGTGCTGAACGAACGGTTCGCCAATCCGTATATTCCCGATACGCCGCAGCGGATCGCTACAGATACCTCACAGAAGGTGGGTATCCGTTTCGGTGAAACGATCAAGTCGTATGTGAAGAGAGACGATCTGAATCCTGCGGAGCTGACAGCGATTCCGCTGGCCATTGCGGCCTGGTGCCGCTACCTGGTGGGGATCGATGACAAGGGTGAAGCGTTCCAGCTTAGTCCTGATCCACTGCTGGAGCCGCTGCAGGCTCACCTGCAGGGGGTGGTTCTAGGAGGCAGGGCTTCTTCCAATATACAGGGTATCCTGGGAGATGAACGCATCTTCGGCGTGAATCTGTATGAAGTAGGACTGGGCAGCAAAATCGAAGGTATGTTCTACGAGATGCTGGCCGGACCCGGTGCGGTGCGCCGCACGCTGGAGAAACATTTGGAAGCGCGGCAGTAG
- a CDS encoding MATE family efflux transporter produces MLKQWIHHHRPDIRSINSLVLPMLLTQILQLLFQLGDQAIVGRLGIQEFAAVGIASSFIYLITGTIGILAISFTIIGGRYLGQNDTDSFGQAFNSGMTLSIVIGIISEVVILLGGRWILGTLYDMDHSVVTCSNYQVVLQVKPQPIPRINKQPASVCQNAGCLSYFVKPSTINSAR; encoded by the coding sequence ATGCTTAAACAGTGGATACATCACCATAGACCGGACATCCGGTCCATCAACAGCCTGGTCCTTCCCATGCTGCTCACCCAGATTCTGCAGCTTCTCTTTCAACTGGGCGATCAGGCCATTGTGGGCAGGCTTGGCATTCAAGAATTTGCCGCGGTTGGCATTGCTTCCTCATTCATCTATCTGATTACGGGAACCATTGGGATTTTGGCCATTTCATTTACTATTATTGGGGGCAGATACCTGGGGCAGAACGATACGGACAGCTTTGGACAGGCTTTTAATTCAGGGATGACCTTGTCCATCGTCATCGGGATCATCAGCGAAGTCGTTATTCTATTGGGCGGCAGATGGATTCTGGGTACGCTTTACGACATGGACCACAGCGTAGTTACCTGCTCAAATTATCAAGTGGTACTACAAGTCAAGCCTCAACCCATCCCCCGCATCAATAAACAGCCAGCCTCTGTATGTCAGAATGCCGGCTGTTTGAGCTATTTCGTCAAGCCATCTACTATAAACTCCGCCAGGTGA
- a CDS encoding ferritin-like domain-containing protein: MYSGYYYAPAPMQVNWAFQRSDDAVVQMIQQSIQGERNDEVFYDFLIKLAPTLQEQEVITGIRNDERKHRQMFRTLYTQLTGRAPSVAEEPAELLPDSYIPGLEQALLGELKAFEKYRKIYLHINPQYRDWIFEIMTDEIKHASYYNWLYAKNK, translated from the coding sequence ATGTATTCAGGATACTATTACGCTCCTGCTCCGATGCAAGTGAACTGGGCGTTTCAACGCAGCGACGATGCGGTAGTTCAGATGATTCAGCAATCCATTCAGGGAGAACGCAACGATGAAGTATTCTATGATTTCCTGATCAAGCTGGCCCCAACCCTGCAGGAACAAGAGGTCATTACCGGCATCCGCAATGATGAACGAAAACATCGTCAGATGTTCAGAACGCTGTATACCCAACTGACAGGTCGCGCTCCCTCCGTCGCGGAAGAACCCGCAGAACTGCTTCCGGACAGTTATATACCCGGTCTGGAGCAGGCGCTGCTGGGAGAGTTGAAGGCATTCGAGAAATACCGCAAGATCTATCTGCACATCAATCCGCAATACCGCGACTGGATCTTTGAAATCATGACCGACGAGATCAAACACGCGAGTTACTACAATTGGCTGTACGCCAAAAATAAATAA